The Haloarcula laminariae genomic sequence ACCGTTGACCGCGGTGAGACACCAGTTCACGACCCACAGACCGATACCCTGTCCGTGCTGGAGTGGGGTCTCGTCCCCCTCGCGCAACACCGCGGTCTCGCTGTCGGGAATCCGCTCGTTGTCGTCCCGGACTTCGAGCCGGACCACCGAGTCGTCCCCCGGCGGTGACCCGATGGTTATCCCCACCCTGGGCCCGTCCGCCGACGCGTGTTTCAGGGCGTTCTCGGTCAGGTTCGACAGCGCCAGCTCCAGCACCTCGGGCTGGGCGTGGACCGTCGGGTCCGCGACCTCGATGTCGGTCGTTATCGTCGCGTCCGGATACTGCATCAGGAATTCCTCGCGGACCGCCGCGACCACCTCGTCAAGCGCGACCGGGCGGGCGTGTAACACCTGCTCCTGCAGGCGGTCGAACTCGCGGACCTTCTCGCCGATAGAGAGCAACCGGTCGCCGGCGCGGACGATTGTCCCGGCCTGTCTCTGCAGCTCCGGGTCCCCGACGCTATCTTCCAGGGACGAGGCGAACCCCTGGATGACCGTCATCTCGTTGCGGAGGTTGTGTCTGAGCACGCGGTTGAGCACCGACAGCTGCTGCTTGCGACGCCGCTCCTCCTGGAGGTCGTACAGGACGACCATCCCGCCGACCCGGCCGCCAGTCGGGTCCGAGAGCGGGGTGTAGGAGACGGCGAACGTTCCGCCGTGTGCCCCCTCGATGTCCACCTCGCCGGTCTCTTTGAGCGTCGACAGCGTGACGCCGGTCAGCCGCTCCAGCGGCACCGGGAGGGCGGCCGTCTCGCCGAACAGCTCCTCGGCGCTGTCGTTCAGCTTGACGACCTCGTCCTGCGTGTCGATGACCACGACCGGCTCGGTCAACGAGTCCAGCCCGGTCTGCTCGGCGACCCGCTGTGTGGCCGGGTTCGTATCGAACATGTGTGTCCCGACGAAGGCGTAGAGGTCGAGCGAGACGTGGACGACCATCAGCGGCGCCGTGAGATGCAACTGTGGCGCAGGTCCCAGTTCGAACAGCCACAGCAACACCCCGACGGTGGGCGGGGCCGTGCTCAGGATGACCGCGGTCACCTCCCGGCGATACAGCGGCCCGTAGCTGATGATCGCGCCGACGAGCAACAGCGACCCGACGGCGGCGGTCCCGACACAGAACAGGATGGCGAACACGCCCCAGGGCCGGATGGCGTACTCGACCGTGGCCAGGCCGAAGACCGGGTCGAGGCGGAACTGGCTCCACACCAGCCCGTGTGTGGCGTTCGTCACGGTCAGCCCGACAGTCAGGAGCGGCACGAACATCACGACCGCAAACAGCGGGCTCCGGATGAGGTCCGCGCGGCCGGTGTAATCGAGGCCGAAGGCCAGAAAGAACGGCCCCATGAAACACATACTGATGAACGACAGCGTCTCGAAGGCGACCCGGAGCGCGGGGTCGAAGACGAGCAGCGAGAGGCCGTAGGTGACACAGAACACCGCCACGTTGGCGATGTTCCCCATGAACCACGCCGCGCCCGGCTTGTCGCGGTAGCCGTAGAGATACTGGAGCAGGTACACCGCGCCGACGCCGGCGACTAAGGAGGCGGCGATAACCCCGACGCCGAACAGGTCGGGTCTCATCCGGCCCCGCGCGGGGCCGCGGCCGTGACAGTCACGCCCGCGGCTCCCAGTCGCGGGCCGGTCCCTGGCTCGACCCCGAGCCGACCCGGCGACACAGCTACTCGTAGCATCTTCGCACCTTCAATATCCTCACCGAGAGATAAAATACTACTCCAACACGACGCGCCGGGTCGATACCACTCGGTTACGCGCACGGCCGGCCGGCCCGCCGCTCAGCGGGGCCGCGTGATTGCGGACGGCGCCGGGATGCCGACGAAACCGACTACTCGTCGCCGTAGGCCTCGGGGTAGGCCTCGGCGAGCAGCTCGGGCTCGTCGGTCAGTCGCTCGCGCACCGGGTCGATGACGTCGGAGATGGCCGCGCCCGCGGCGGGCTTGAGGTCAGCGGGGTGGAGCTCCCCCGAGAGGAAGTCGTCCTCGACCTCGTCGTAGCTGTCGTAGGTCAGGTCGCCGCCGTACTCCTCGGGCCGCTCGACGACGAAGGGCTCGTCGTCGACGGCCAGTATCGGGAAGACCAGGTGGTCGAGGTATTCGAGGACGCCGTTGTCCTCGACCTCGCCCGCGGGACAGTACGCCTGTCCGATTTTCTCCTCGACGGTCTCGGGCGAGTCGGTCAGGTTCACCTTCGAGGCCGCGTCGGAGGCGCTCATCTTCCCGCCCGACAGGCCCGACAGCAGCGGCGCGAAGACACAGACCGGCGAGTCGCCGCCGTGGTCGGGGAGGACCTCCCGAGAGAGCATGTAGATGCCCCGCTGGTCGACCCCGCCGTAGGCGATGTCGGCGTCGAGGGCCTTCACGTCGAGGGTCTGCATCAGCGGGTAGATGAGCCCGCCGAGGTTGGGGCTCTCGGACTCGCGGACGACCTCGCTCGCGGCCCGCTGACTGCGCGCGATGGTCGTTTCGGCGGCCATCCGGTACATCTCCAGGGTGTACTCCTCGTCCAGCTGGAAGTCGGTGCCGCGGACGAACTCGACGTCCTCGGGGTCGGCGCCGGCCGCCTCTATCATCCCCTCGATGGCCGTCTCGTAGTAGGCCGAACGCGCGTCGAGCAGGTCGAACGGGCTCTTGTTGTCGTCCAGGTGGGCGTGGAGGTCGGCGATGAGGACGGTCACTTCGACGCCCGCCCGCAGGAAGTCCGCGAGCTTGCGCATCGTCGTGAAGTGCCCGATGTGCATCTCGCCGGTCGGCGCGTAGCCGATGTACGCTGTCGGGTCGCCGTCCTCGAACAAGTCCCGTAGCTCCTCTTCCTTGACGACCTCCTGTGTGTGTCTGCTCACGAGGTCGATTCGTTCGGCGGTGTTCATACACTCCGGTCCCCGCTCGGGCGAGTAAAACGTTCCCCTGTCGGGTCGGTGTGCCCAAGTCCGTCCAGCCCGTGGGTAGACCATGTACACCGGCAAGACGGAGAAGGCGTGTTGCCTCTGTGGGAACCCCGACACCGACAGCCGGCTGGACCTGCCCCCGCGGGCGGTCCCGCTGCTGAAACACTCCTCGGCCATCGCCTGGCGGGACATCGTCGGGGAGGTGTCCATCTATTTCTGTGACTCGGACTGGGAGGCGGTCCGGGACCTCGTCCTCGAAACCGGGATGAGCCCCCTCCCACGGTGTAACGTCGCCCGCGCCTCCTTCGACCTCCGCTCGGACTTCGAGGCGCTGCTCAACGATATCCGCGACGAGCCCGACCACTCCGAACTGGAGGCCGAGATGCGGGCCGAGGCCGAGCGACTGCTCGAAAACCGGGACGACCCCTACGTCGAGGAGCGCGACATCGTCGAGGCCCGCGTGATTCAGTGGGTCTTCGAGGACACCGAGGCGTCGGCCTGACCGGTCGGTCGCGTCCTGCGACGCCAGACAGGAGCCATCCCGGCGTGTCTACCCGCCTGACCCCGCCGACTCGACGGGCGTCGACCGGGGCTGGTCCGCGAACCGGAGCCGTATCCGGTTGCCGGCGGGTTCGCGGTCGACGGTTATCCGCCCGTCCATCAGGTTCAGGACCCAGTAGGCCAGCCAGAGCCCCAGCCCGGTGCTGTGGTAGATGTCGCTCATCTCGTACTCGCCCGTCAACACCTGCGCCTCGTTCGCCGGTATCGGCGGCGCGTCGTCCCGTATCTCGATTACGACGTGTCTGTCTTCGGCGCGGACGGTCACGTCTATCTGTGGCGCCGACCGGTCGCTGTGGCGGACGGCGTTCTCGACGAGCTCCGTAACGGCCAGGTGGAGCTGGGGTAACACGGACGCGTGGACCGACGAGAGCCCGTTGACGTCGATATGCGCCGAGTCGAACCGGTCCGCGACGACCTCGACGCCCCGCTCGACGACCGCTCTGACGTCCCGGCGCTCGAAGCGGACGTCCGTCGTCAGGATGTCGATGATGTCGCGCTGTTTCTCCGCGCTGTCCATCAGCTCCTCGCCCGTCCGCCGAATCACGGCCACGCGCTCGCTCGTCTCCGGCGCCTGCTCCTCGATGAGTTCGGCCTGTCCGAGGATGGTCGTCAGGTCGTTGCGGAGGTTGTGGCGCAGGAGCTTGTCCATCACACAGAGCTGGCGCTGTCGCCGCTTGCGGTCGGTGACGTCCCTGCTGAACCCCGTGATACGGACGACGGACCCCTCCTCGACGATGGGTTCGGCCTGCACCCACACCGACACTTCGTAGCCGTATTCGGGGTTGACCCGGTACTCCATCTCGGCGGGGATTCCCTCGGAGAGACGCTCCATGGCTTCCTTGACCCGGGGTCTGTCGTCGGGGTGGACGGTCTCGATGAACGACGCCGGGTCCTCGCGGAGTTGCTCGACCGGTTTCCCGTACATGTCCTCGTAGGCGGGGTTCACGAACAGGAGCTCGGACCAGTCGCCGGAGAACATCCAGAGGACGTCGCCGGCGACGGCCGACAGCTCCTGTAGCCGGGTCGCCGTCTCGGCCTGTTCGCGTTCGGCCGCGACCCGGTCGGTGATGTCCCGCGAGCTGACCACGTAGCCGTCGAGGGCCGCGTCGGTGAGATTCGACACTCGGCTCTCCAGCCACACCCACGAGCCGTCGCTGGCGCGGAACCGATACTCCACCGTGTTCTCGGTGAATTCGTCGGCGGCAATCGTTCGCTCGAACGTGTCCCTGGCCTCGGCGACGTCGTCCGGATGGATGTAGTCGAAGGTGTTCTCCCCGACGATGTCGTCGGGCTCGTACCCGAGCGTCTGTTCGACGGCATCGTTGGCGTAGGTCATTTTGCCCCGCTCGTCGAGCAGGACGATTTTGTCCTGGACGTGGTCCAGCAGGACGCCCAGCGACGCCGATTCGACCATTACACGCCGTTAGTTCGCCGCCAATGTAAATGGGGAGTATAATACTTGTTACACGTGTGATACGGCGACGGTTGGCTCTCACCGGGCCGTGTGACCCCAGGGCAATACCCAAACGGTTTTGAGTACCCAAAGCAGACGCCAAGCTATGTCTGTACGCGTAGGCGTTCTCGGCGCCACAGGGGCAGTCGGACAGCGACTCATCCAGCTACTCGACCCGCACCCGGAGTTCGAAATCGCCGCACTCACGGCGAGCGAAGCCAGCGCCGGAAAGACGTATCGGGAGGCCGCGAAGTGGCGCGTCGACGCGCCCATCCCGCAGGACGTGGCCGGAATCGAGGTCGGCGAGACGACCCCCGCGGCCGTCCCCGACGACGTGGACCTCATCTTCTCCTCGCTTCCCTCCAGCGTCGGCGAGCAGGTCGAACCAGAGTTCTGTGAGGCCGGCTACGTCGTCTCCTCGAACTCCTCGAACGGCCGGATGGACGACGACGTCCCCCTCACCATCCCCGAGGTCAACGCCGACCACGTCGACCTCATCGAGGTCCAGCGCGACGAACGCGGCTGGGACGGCGCGCTCCTGAAGAACCCCAACTGCTCGACGATTACGATGGTCCCCGCACTGGAGGCCCTCGACCGCGCCTTCGAGCTCACCGACGTCCGCGTCTCCACGCTGCAGGCCGTCTCGGGCGCGGGCTATTCGGGCGTCTCCTCGATGGAGATAATCGACAACGCCATCCCGCACATCGGCGGCGAGGAACAGAAGATGGAGACCGAGTCCCGCAAGCTGCTGGGCGAGTTCGACGGCGCCGACGTGCAGCTGCACGACATGGACGTGGCCGCCTCCTGTAACCGCATCCCCACCCTCGACGGCCACCTGGAGAACGTCTGGGCGGACACGGCCGAGGACGTCACCGCCGAGGAGGCCGCCGAGGCGATGGAGGCCGTCACCGGCGTCGACCTCCACTCCTCGCCGGCCCAGCTCATCAAGGTGTTCGAGGAGCCCGACCGACCACAGCCCCGCCTCGACCGCAACACCGAGGGCGGGATGGGCGTCGCAGTCGGCGGGTTCCGCGAGACGACCGACGGCGTGCAGTTCAACTGCCTCGCCCACAACACGATGCGCGGCGCCGCGGGCGCGTCCATCCTCAACGGCGAACTGCTGCACAAGCGCGGCTACCTGTAAGCCGGCACACTCTTTTCGCCGGCGCGAAAAGGGCGGCGTATGGTCTCCCGCGATAGCAAGGTCCAAGTCGGCGTCGTCGTCGCCACGATGGCGCTCGCGACGCTCTGGGTACGCTTCGGAACGACGGGCACAGTCACGTCGGGGCTCTTCGTCGCCGCCTGCTACGTCTTCCTCTTTGCCGGCTCCCACGCGTATCTGGCCACGCGAGGCGACGGCGAGGACGTCCCAGTCGCCGCCCGGTGGCGGTTCGTCGCGGTAGTCAGTTTCGCCGTCGCTGCCGTAGTGGTCGGCAACAGTTACAGCGGCGTCGAGCTGGGCAACTGGCAATTCTCGACAGCCGTCTGGGCGCTCGTAGCGGTCGTCTTCGGCGCCTACGTCGCCTACGAGGCCCGCGACGGCTATCGGGCGAGCCGCGGGCCGTAGCTACAGGTCGACCTGATTCCGCAGCCCGTCCCACGACCCCGTCTCCTCGGCCCGGCGGACGTTCTCCGCGACGATGTCGGCCAGTCGCTCGTAGTACTCCGGGGTGTGGCCGGCGTTGTGTGGCGTGAGCAGGACGTTCTCGAAGTCCCACAGCGGGTGCTCGCCCGGGAGCGGTTCGGGGTCGGTCACGTCCAGGACGGCGCCGCCGACGTGGTTCCGGCGGAGAGCGCCGACCAGCGCGTCGGTGTCGACGACCGGGCCGCGGGCGACGTTCACGAGGACCGCGTCGGGATGCATCGTCCGGAGCAGCGACCCGTCGACGAGCCCGCGGGTCTCGTCCGTGAGTGGGCAGGCCAGCGCGACGTACCGCGCGTCGGCGACCGCCTCGTGGATGTCATCGTAGCCGTACACCTCGTCCGCGGTCGTCTCCTTCTCCGGGGAGTGGCGCACGGCGACTGTCTCCACGCCGAAGCCGTCCAGTCGGTCGAGGACGGCCGCCCCAATCGCGCCAATCCCGACGACACAGACGCGGCTGCCGGCGAAGTCGCTGGCCCGGAAGGCCTGCCAGACCCGGTCGCGCTGCTGGCGCCGAGCCCGCAGGAACCCCCGGGCCATCGACAGCCACGCGCCGACGACGTACTCCGCGATGTTCGGGCCGTGAACGCCCGAGGCGGTCGTCAGCGCGACGCCGCGCTCGGCCAGCGCGGAGAGGGGCAGGTGGTCGTAGCCGGCGTAGGTGCTGGCGAACAGCCGCAACTCCTCGGCCCGCTCCAGCAGCGACTCGTCGATTGCACCGCCCGTGACGACCGTCGCGTCGGCCACCAGGTCGCGCTCGGCGGCCGGCGTCCGCGCGACCGTGACCTCGCGGTCGGGGAGCCGCTCGCGCAGGGCCGACGCGTACTCCGCGGGGGCCATTCCGTGGACGCTGTGACGGCGGACGACGATATCGGGCATGGCAGTGACGTGGGCCGGCAGCGCAAAAAACGGTGGCGGCGGTCTCGGGCTTGTGCGCTCCCGCTCAAGACCCGCCCGGTGGCCGATTGAACGGTCGTGAACGGTCTAAACGGTAGCCGGTGTATATGAGACAGTCGGCCGAGGACTCCGGTATGACAGAGACCGCCGGGACGGTGCTGGTCGCCGACGACGACAGCGACATGCGCTCGCTGTACCGTTGCTGGCTGGCCCCGTCCTACGAGGTGCGGGTCGCGCCGGACGGCGACGA encodes the following:
- a CDS encoding sensor histidine kinase, producing MRPDLFGVGVIAASLVAGVGAVYLLQYLYGYRDKPGAAWFMGNIANVAVFCVTYGLSLLVFDPALRVAFETLSFISMCFMGPFFLAFGLDYTGRADLIRSPLFAVVMFVPLLTVGLTVTNATHGLVWSQFRLDPVFGLATVEYAIRPWGVFAILFCVGTAAVGSLLLVGAIISYGPLYRREVTAVILSTAPPTVGVLLWLFELGPAPQLHLTAPLMVVHVSLDLYAFVGTHMFDTNPATQRVAEQTGLDSLTEPVVVIDTQDEVVKLNDSAEELFGETAALPVPLERLTGVTLSTLKETGEVDIEGAHGGTFAVSYTPLSDPTGGRVGGMVVLYDLQEERRRKQQLSVLNRVLRHNLRNEMTVIQGFASSLEDSVGDPELQRQAGTIVRAGDRLLSIGEKVREFDRLQEQVLHARPVALDEVVAAVREEFLMQYPDATITTDIEVADPTVHAQPEVLELALSNLTENALKHASADGPRVGITIGSPPGDDSVVRLEVRDDNERIPDSETAVLREGDETPLQHGQGIGLWVVNWCLTAVNGDIEYRYDDGNAFTLVLPRE
- a CDS encoding tyrosine--tRNA ligase, with product MNTAERIDLVSRHTQEVVKEEELRDLFEDGDPTAYIGYAPTGEMHIGHFTTMRKLADFLRAGVEVTVLIADLHAHLDDNKSPFDLLDARSAYYETAIEGMIEAAGADPEDVEFVRGTDFQLDEEYTLEMYRMAAETTIARSQRAASEVVRESESPNLGGLIYPLMQTLDVKALDADIAYGGVDQRGIYMLSREVLPDHGGDSPVCVFAPLLSGLSGGKMSASDAASKVNLTDSPETVEEKIGQAYCPAGEVEDNGVLEYLDHLVFPILAVDDEPFVVERPEEYGGDLTYDSYDEVEDDFLSGELHPADLKPAAGAAISDVIDPVRERLTDEPELLAEAYPEAYGDE
- a CDS encoding PAS domain-containing sensor histidine kinase; translated protein: MVESASLGVLLDHVQDKIVLLDERGKMTYANDAVEQTLGYEPDDIVGENTFDYIHPDDVAEARDTFERTIAADEFTENTVEYRFRASDGSWVWLESRVSNLTDAALDGYVVSSRDITDRVAAEREQAETATRLQELSAVAGDVLWMFSGDWSELLFVNPAYEDMYGKPVEQLREDPASFIETVHPDDRPRVKEAMERLSEGIPAEMEYRVNPEYGYEVSVWVQAEPIVEEGSVVRITGFSRDVTDRKRRQRQLCVMDKLLRHNLRNDLTTILGQAELIEEQAPETSERVAVIRRTGEELMDSAEKQRDIIDILTTDVRFERRDVRAVVERGVEVVADRFDSAHIDVNGLSSVHASVLPQLHLAVTELVENAVRHSDRSAPQIDVTVRAEDRHVVIEIRDDAPPIPANEAQVLTGEYEMSDIYHSTGLGLWLAYWVLNLMDGRITVDREPAGNRIRLRFADQPRSTPVESAGSGG
- the asd gene encoding aspartate-semialdehyde dehydrogenase, yielding MSVRVGVLGATGAVGQRLIQLLDPHPEFEIAALTASEASAGKTYREAAKWRVDAPIPQDVAGIEVGETTPAAVPDDVDLIFSSLPSSVGEQVEPEFCEAGYVVSSNSSNGRMDDDVPLTIPEVNADHVDLIEVQRDERGWDGALLKNPNCSTITMVPALEALDRAFELTDVRVSTLQAVSGAGYSGVSSMEIIDNAIPHIGGEEQKMETESRKLLGEFDGADVQLHDMDVAASCNRIPTLDGHLENVWADTAEDVTAEEAAEAMEAVTGVDLHSSPAQLIKVFEEPDRPQPRLDRNTEGGMGVAVGGFRETTDGVQFNCLAHNTMRGAAGASILNGELLHKRGYL
- a CDS encoding D-2-hydroxyacid dehydrogenase; translation: MPDIVVRRHSVHGMAPAEYASALRERLPDREVTVARTPAAERDLVADATVVTGGAIDESLLERAEELRLFASTYAGYDHLPLSALAERGVALTTASGVHGPNIAEYVVGAWLSMARGFLRARRQQRDRVWQAFRASDFAGSRVCVVGIGAIGAAVLDRLDGFGVETVAVRHSPEKETTADEVYGYDDIHEAVADARYVALACPLTDETRGLVDGSLLRTMHPDAVLVNVARGPVVDTDALVGALRRNHVGGAVLDVTDPEPLPGEHPLWDFENVLLTPHNAGHTPEYYERLADIVAENVRRAEETGSWDGLRNQVDL